The genomic region CTTAGCTAATTTGCGATTGTCTCCTGGAACGAATAGTGCGACCTTGACTTTTTTTCACTACGACGAATTTCAACAGTAAACATTAGACAATCGGTCCGTTGCAGTGATACGGTTGCTACAACCCATTTTTTCTTTGTAGTGATCCATTTTTCTTATAGTTAATAACTTCAGTAATCAACTGATCATATTACTTATAAAATGCAATTGAAAACTTCTTGTCGTTTTCATCCTACAACGATGTACTGAGCTTGTGGCGCCTAAGGGTTGCAGTGAAGATTCAATCCTTCCACCAAGTCGGTTTAACATGACTGCGTATACACAAGATTGTCTACGCAGATACACCGTGTTGCCTCGCCCTAAGTGGATTACTACCTACTATGGTGGTCAAGCTTATTAATTTCCGCAAGAGTTGTTTCCTCATGACCCGAAATACTATAAGGCTATACGGTTTTACTGATCAATTATTTTGTCAAATCAAAGTATATCGAGGTGAATTTTGAAAATTAACGAGGTGTCAGTTTAATATATAagcaatatataatatataatatataatatataatatataatatataaaacGAAAAATCAATATATATGCCTCGCCAACTATGCAGAAGTCAACTTGAGCGTAAAGGCCAACTTATCTGCAACAAAATCAGTTGTCGTAGTAGTCGGAGGATCCTACGCTGGACGTAATTTTATTGACTCTCTTAAATTATAAGCTCattgatttttatgtaatttttgcaATTTTTCCGTAATTTTGGTAGGTTGGTTTCGACTAAAGTACCCTCTAAGCAATATTATCTTTTCGAATGGTTTAAGAGACCCTCTAAGCAGTGCAGGCTAAGTCATTAAGTTACAATATGTTTCGCTTACAGCAAAATCTAACGTAATTTTATACTTAACATACTGTTAAACTATATACAGGGTGCTTAAGGACATATCTAGTACTATTGTTGCAATCACAACAAAAGAAGGTACGTATACAGTAAACCCGTCAGATCATGAAACTaaacactacaaaaaaaaaatacggaAACGTGACGGAAATACTTCGTCAATACAACCCTTTTCCGTCAGAAACATGGGttcctgacggaaaaaccgtcaggaatCAACCGTAAGTACGATTCGTCACGAAAAACGCATttctgacggtttttccgtcaggatTTCAAAACTCTGACGGCTTACTGAAGGTAATTCCGTCAAAGCCCTTATCTAGGGTGGGCCAGAAAGTCAATATTTTGTTGACCTttctgacggaaaaaccgtcaggaaaTAGGAATTCTTGATGGAAAATCCATCAGTAAAGTCAACATTTTGTTAATTCGTTTTTTCGGTCTACATGCTCCCGTTGTCTAGACTTGACTTCGTCTCCCGACGATCCAAAATGGCTTATTCATCAACGAGAAAAGGAGATGAGGGTATTTGCTGGCTGGATCGGGGCAACGAAACATCCCAACAACGGATGCAAGTTTCTACAAAGCTGTATGACTGTATTGTTACTTGCATTTAGTCTATTAGCGATTCTACAATACTTGATGTAATTTACAATGTAAAGAGTTCAAAAATTAATGAGTATCCCGGGGCTTGTGTAATTATACAGTTGGCTCACAACTTATTTATCAATAGATAACCAATTCCACTTTGCTTTGACGGGTCAAGCACTACAAAAAAAAGGTTCCATAGCGACGGAAAACTCCGTCGCAAATATGTCAATCCCGTCGCAAAAATAGATCTTGCGACGGAATTGCGACGGATTTAATCCGTCGCTCTATTTCGTCGCAAATTTTggttctgcgacggaaattccgtcgctgcTAAAGACCTGCGACGGACGGTCTTGTCGCAAATACCCGTCGCAAAACAGTGacttgcgacggaaaatccgtcgcatgTCACTGTTCATTGAAGGCCACGTGGTCACCAAAGTCAAACAGGAAGTCAAaatctgcgacggattttccgtcgctaaTCACTGTTCATAAAGGCCACGTAGGCACTTAAGTCAAACAGAAAGTCAAaatctgcgacggaaaatccgtcgcagatcACTGTTCATATGGGACACGTGTCCCTAAAGTCAAACAGAAAGTCAACccttgcgacggaaaatccgtcgcaaattccgtcgcaggaTTAAATACCCGGTGGGTTTACAGCGTTCTTCCAGCGCCAAATTGCTTTGAAAGCAATTACATATACTCCCGTTTCCTACAAACATTCGTAAAATCCAGCAATTGAGaaattcacaactcgttcaagacgagatttccaaacaacgtcttcacattaacttaaaataaaaggtttacaaccgtttagtacaataattgttcaacaaagaaaGCCAAATAAGTCCATAAACTACGGGGTAGGAATGATAACTTCTAATCAACAAACAACTACATCAATACAcgggagtgggagtaggagtaggcctagcattgtcgccaccatcatcatcaaagtcatttctagCTCCGGATGAACCTCCCGGTTACAAGTTTGAGTGgtaaaaccttgttggctcaagaactcctctattgccgcaagcctttgagattgttcggcctcgacTTGCTTTAGTCGCgcattctcttttgcgactctaccaacaaaacccggagtatgaggagtagaaaagaggttaccggtcgagcggcggtggtgctcccaaatttgtggtgctgcatttcccgcgccaagtactctacctttcttatcaaaccctccatgttcttcaatataaatTTCATTATCATCAATGTTCTCGACCCCTTGGCTCAAGCTCGGTTTTCTTTGAGATGATTTTaccctatatcaataaaaaacgaaagattagataccatctactaaataatcatgattgaaaaaatgagttaaaaattaaataattatagtaacttacgaagagttgaccagtttttttggataaccatccttttgtgctatgcttccttgtcttctccaacatttgcaaagcggacggaatatctcctttcccatctttatcaatctacaattttgatacttgttaaatataattactaactttaaataaagttaaagaaaaaaaaggtaataaattaaaaaaaggaagtgaagaaattaccattgagtccatatattgcaaAGTGCTTTTTCGACCCATTACGTGAGTAGCCAACGCCTTCCCTTTCTCGTCACTTCCCGACCTACGGTTGGCCGAATTCTGCTCCGATCTTGGCGTGAAAGTAGGATCTTCAAGTGGTCTATTCTTCAATTGACGGTGCAAGTCAACACTAATCCAATCCGgcttttcatgctcttccttatgataagctcgataaatcatttgccgtaaacgggtcttcatggcatcttcccaagccttcttaacccttgccttgtcacggggatcgtaactaacacgccactgttcaataaaaaataaagttagaaaataaacttgattgtaaataaatataaaataaatgaataaaatacctagtattaaattaaatgacaattgctaatacctcaaaccaattccaccaatccttctttagagtagatgacgccgatttccaattaggagcatgttctttgtagttgcatccaataTTATCCGATATCAAGCTCACAACTTTCTCATTCTTGAACCTGaaaaaaagaatgagaagataataaatatatatataaatcgttataaaaataattaattacgaagAAATAACATACTAACCAAACGCCACCATCTTGCTCAAGAGAATCGAGATGAATTTTGTCAACTCGCTttggtatttcttcattctcgtttCCCCGTCCTTGGTTTCTGCATTACTATTACTACCATGTCTTCGTCTCCTCGACGCCATAGAAACCAACTAAATTCCTCaacattgttagaaatcaaataatagcaaccaaataacaaattagcaaagtaagaaattggcaacgtaagaaatcaaataatcaaataatagcaacaaaaaaagaaattggcaaagtaagaaatcaaagcttcaaataatagcaacaaaataagaaattggcaaagtaagaaatcaaataatcaaataatagcaacaaaaaaagaaattggcaaagtaagaaatcaaataatcaaataatagctacCAAATAAGAAAGATTTCATTAAATTAAGCCATAcggcatctacaactaatagtaccaacaaagtaataagattgaaagaaagggtacaaaacatctacaactaatataaatcctagacatcatcatcatcatcatcatcatcatcacttaaattaGTGTTTTCGTTGCTTTCAAAAAGCGATTCTAaaaaatcctcatcatcatcttcttctaaatacttcttcaaagcctcctctcctaactcttcctcatcttcatcttcttctaaatacttttgtacctagctctaccacattttctacaaTTGTCGAGAAGAGCGTCgtccatccaaaaaagcatacatccattaaaacatgcatctatcttttcatgaggaagttgaagagctttgagaacatttttggtttcatagaagttacgcatcaaaatatgatcttgaggaagaaggtctcccatgagtgacgtgaaaccatctacacatttatGGGCTAAGTTGTATTCACATTTCGAGAGACAAGCCTTGCACCGATCGTAGCAATGAGAGCCGACATCCCTCGTAGACAAAGTTGCTCGGCACGTTTTAACATTTGGAAAAAGGCTAATACattgggatttggagattcatcaaccacctcggcattaagagcttcttccctaatttgatcaatgctatcgcgcaacgcatcctctaccatatccctataaggattgtcagagggcattgccatttcctcttcctcaacgggaaatttctctccgtgacacacccaatcataatagttgtcacaaaaaccctttagaccaaggtgttttcgtACATCTTATTCaactaaaaactttttatttttgcacttactacatggacacctaatttctttatttctaatgaattcgtcttgttgcttaacataatcaatgaatttattaacccctattacaaattccttccttaattttttattggaatccaacctttcatacatccagtttcgttctaatctcttcattgcaaatctacatatatattagtaaataaaaattattaataaaaatggtaagagcattcataaacttatctttgaatttttcatacaacaacaacaacaacaacaacaaaaacaacaacaacaacaacaacaaccacaacctgcaaaaaaatactttcgaagattggggtccttatctctccaacctaaacccatctttgaatctttcataccattagtaaatacccaattttttttcttgattgtaatgaGACAAAAATTCGGCAAAGACTTCCTTACGCttctccaaatacattatttagaatgaattctcactctacatatgtattcggagaacattaaaggaaatgtcaaccaaattttgtctcataacaatcaacaaaaaaattgagtatttaccacctaaatggcataaaagattcaaagacaAATCCAAAacgggactattcaagaattacacctaatgtgtaatccctgaacgggtactaggtcaaaaatatattaacaatcacaacacaagcataagatgaattaatatttgtaaaaaaaatatacatgacacaaatgtacacaacttatcaaaacaaacttaataattactaataaatcttataaaactaagcaaaagtagagtaagcatccttaaattggtttaaacatcataaattgtcttttaattaaactaaatcattttaataatcctaaacttaattaaattaagcattataaaattgatttaaacatcctaaattggcttttaactaaattaaactatcctaataatcctaaacattctaaattagatattaattaaactaatttattttaccaatcctaaacttaattaaactaagtattataaaattgatttaaacatcctaaattggcttttaactaaatttcactatcctaataatactaaacatcctaaattggatttcaactaaactaaacaatcctaataatactaaacatcctaaattggctttcaactaaactaaacaacctaataatactaagcatcctaaactaatcataattaatttaaacaataaccataaaccctaattaatcaaaatagtaaaataaattaaacaaaccttaAATTAATTAAGAGATGGAGACAAGGGAGAAGAGCGGCGGTGGCGGGACCAAACGGCGGCGGCGGCGACTAGGCGGCGGCGAGGGAGCAAGGcggcagaaaaaaaaaagggaatggggaaaggaaaaaagggaaaggggaaaggagaagaaaggggaaaagggaaaggagaaaTAGGAGGAGTGATTTGGGGAGTAgggtggtggtgggagtggtggtggtgaGATTGAGGGAGACGGagttttgggtgatttgggggaaaataaTTGAAGAGTGATAATGAAGGGGGAGGAGACGCTGCTGCCCGTATAAAAAAAACATGCGACGGACTTTGCGACGGACTGTCCGTCGCAaacataaaataataataaatcctgcgatggaatttccgtcgcagacttaaaataatattatttttccAGCGTGTTAAGAGGTGTACAGCTGGACACTTTAAAatgtctgcgacggaaattccgtcgcacaaaaaatattattttaatatagcgacggaatttccgtcgcagactttattattattttattctcgcgacggaatttccgtcgcagcccttcccgccatgtcagaaaatttggTGGTCTGGGAAAATAGGCTGCAACGGAAAGTCCGTCGCAAGTCCGTCGCAGAGTATAAGGTCCGTCGCAGTGTCCgtcgcaggtttaaatttgctacggATTATTATTCCGTCGCAGTGTGTCCGTCGCATCGAgacgttttttttgtagtgaaGGGCAGGCCGGGTCCATTATCCTGGCCCGGGCAATTCAAATGGGTCATGCCGGGTTGAGGGCCGGACTGGCCAGGCTGGGAAATGCTGACCTGAGTGACGGGTTGGGTCGCGCTGACCCGTCAATTTGGCTAGCTCTAGGGTTAACCCACATTAGTCACCAAAAAATTTTTAGTCCGTATGTTATTATTTAGTATTATGAAAGATAAATTtcgaactttctatgttattccaccatttcacattttttttttttttttttttttgggcagcTGTGAAAGAAAACTTTCTTACAATCCCATAGCTCGTTTCACTAGTCGATGAGCCACAGAATTCAGGTTtttaggaataaaactaaaactAATACAATGAAAGAAAGGTAAACTAGCTTTAATATCAAGTAGGATTCCTTGTGTCAAATGGTGTCCGTTCTCCACTCTTGTGATCTGTAGTAAGATCTATAGGCAATCAGAAAACACATCCAAATGAAAAATCCCATTATCGCTAAGCCATCTTAATGCTTCTCGGATACCCTTTGCCTTGTAAAGCAGATTCAGTCCAAATACTCCTGCCGCCTTCAAAGATGATAGAACCTTTAGGGTACGCCACCCAACCAGCGAGAGACATTAATGACGTATTCCATCCAGCATCCACTTTCACCCTAATAGTATTACACCCTCTGCCTATGCCTATCAGATAAACCGGAAAACTATTTTCCAGTTTTTCCCGAACTTCATTACGTAGACCAGGAAAAACCCCTTTTGTACTTACCATCCCTTGGGTAGCCTCATAAGCAGCAGTTGCCTCAGCAGTCATCTTAGATTGTAAATTGTAGAAAGCCTCGGGCGAAAATGAATCCCCTCTAAAAACGAGATTATTACGCGTAAACCATATGCACCGGATTGTAGCAAGCAGGTTAATAATAGAATAGCTAGATAGGCTTATCTCAATTACACTGTATTTCTTCATCGGCTAACAATGAACATATTTGATCCCTTTTATTTATTAACATTTTATTTAAGTGAAAACAATTTTTACAAAACATTCTTTTCGGGCATAATCATGATTCTTGGCACATATTATGAAAATACATGCCATATGATGAAACTATAAAGTCGGAAACATCACATTGccaattaatttttttattagtaCAAAAAAAAACCAATTAATCTTTTTATAAAAGAACAATCTTTTTAAGTTAATTTAGTGCGAGACCAACACATTAAACTATAGACTCAGTGGATATACTCATTAAGTTAAATATTTTACGTTGATTGTGCATGTTAAGAGAATATGTTGTAACTTATTTAGTATCCACTCATTTAATTGCGCTGAACTAATCAATTTAACTAAGACAAATGCATTTTATTCGCATTCCCAAACTTTCTTAATGTGAATTTGTGGTGGAAGATCAATGAAAAACCTATAAATAACCCACTTAATTTTTACTCATattagaaaaacacaaaaaaaatacAAACTCAACCATTGTTTATACTCCAAAAAagcaacaaaaaaataaaaaagaaaacagAAAAAGAATAAGAGAATAATAAGTTTCAATGGCATCATACATATTCAGCATTATTATATTTTGCTATGTAAGTAAAGTGATCGTACCTCTTAAAACATTTTTCAGTTATGTTCATTTTATAACGTTCGCTAATAGAAATatatttgttgttttaattattatttattaggCTGCAATTTTATCTAGCGAAGCAACACTCCTCCCTCTTTTAGCTTATGGAGCAGCAAGAAAGCACATGATGTTACATGGACAAGGTAACGGGCAAGGACAAGGACAAGCATTTGGTAATTTAGGATTTCAAGGAGGGGCTAATGTTGGGGGGCAAGGTGCCGCACAAATAGGAGGACAAGCTTTAGGAGGAGCTAGTGGTGCTGGCCAAATTGGAGGCTCTGGGGAAGCTAGCGAGGGTGGACAAATCGGAGGCTCTGGTGGAGCGAGTGGGGGAGGGGCTGGGCAAATTGGAGGCTCTGGGGAAGCTAGTGGGGCTGGACAAATTGGAGGCTCTGGTGGAGTGAGCGGAGGAGGGGCTTTGAAAATTGGAGGCTTTGGGGAAGCTAGCGGGAGAGGAGGAATTGGAGGGGGGGCTAGCGATAGTGGACAAATTGGAGGTTCGGGAGGAGCTggtggagaaggagaagcatcagAGCAAATTGGAGGTTCAGGAGCTggtggagaaggagaagcattAGGAGATACATCAGGAAAATTCGATGCTTCTAATGAAAGTGGAGGTGCAGCAGATGCGTCAAAACAAGGAGATGCATCTGGACAAGGTGAAGGAGGAGCTAGTGGCTATGGGCAAGTATCTGGACAAGTTGGAGGGGGAGATAGCGGCACTGGACAAATTGAAGGTTTAGtgggagccgctggagaaggagATACATCAGGGAAAGTTGGAGGTTCAGCTGGAGCTAGTGGCTCTGGGCAAGTATTTGGACAAGGTGGATTTTCAGGAGGAGTTAGTGGTTCGGGACAAGCATCAGGAGATGCGTCTGGGCAAGCTAATGCTTCCGGAGCAGGAGATGCATCTGGACAAATTGGAGGTGGGGCTAGTGGCGGAGGGCAGGCATTAGGACACTTCAAAGGTCAGTTCTCTGGTGGAATTTCTGGTCGCGGTCATTTAGCCGGTCAAGCATCAAAGTCTAGTGAAAGTGAAGCTTCCAAAGATCCAGATTCAACAAGAAGAAAATCCAGAAAACTTTTAGAAGTTGCAAATCAATTGATAAGATAATAAAAGAAGAACTTGTTAAAGCTAAATATTTACTTGATAACGGCACTCACTTCGTTTTATTACAATATGTACAAGTGCTTGATGGTCGATTATAACACTCAAATGCGATGTCAATTTAGAGACATGAATAACGTAATAATACGAAGATCGATAATTGATCGTTGCAATTTTTATCATTGACTCATTATATTGCCAGTTTTGCTTCTGACGTCTCACAACCTTCTTTTTCCTTTTTAACGTTATTTATATCTGGTGTGAATCATCACAAGTAGAATTGCTTCAATTTATACACAAAATCTTATTATACAGAAAACCACTCTTAATATGCTCGTTCATCTACTCTAAAAGAAACTTGTGCTTTGCTGCCATTCAATTTGAATTATCATActactccctctcatccaaacTAAAGGTAacagttgctttatcacacttgccgagacacgttttgcaacgtgaatatctttagttacacattgttaaaaattataaaagtttgatattcGTATAACATTCataacgataaatcaaacaagatcttacatgactatattttgtcttacagATTAAGAATTATATCAAAGATTCTCTACGACCataaatagtgccaaaaagcaagtgttacctttggtttggatgggagggagtatttacTTGGAACACTTCTTATAACATGATTTTCCAATAATTTctttttaaacaattttactAACTTATTAAAATAATCCCTCGTATATTTAAGTAAACATTTAACGACTATAATTGTATTAATCGTCATTTTATAAATTGTTGTTACTAATTTTGTTTAGTGAAATTGTCTACATAATCGATTACTCTACGAGAGTTAGTAAATATTTCACACTCACCTGTTTTAGAGCCTTAACCTAACATCGTATATTTTTAAGTAAACATTTTAATAACGACTATAATTGTAATAATCGTCATCTTATATATTGTTGTGATAGAGCTGATCATGGGTCGGGTctatgcgggcttgggccgggaTGATAAAAATGGTCCACATGTGCTGGTTGGGCCGGACCGGGCCAAATGAGAGGGCCTATTTAGCGAGCCCAATCCCGGCCCTTATTGGCTAAATCGGGCTTTTGGGCCTATATGGCCTTTTCGGGCCCTAAAGTTTACGACTTACCGAATGAGATAAGTAGTATAATACCTTCAACTTGTACTTTAAATGTGCACTTAGTATAAAAAATCGCAAAGTATGATGAAATACATATGAATTAATCTCCAAAAATAGAATAAAAGACAATCATCGACACATTATAAAGTTTAATCATACCTAgtagatatgatttatgttacGTGAACATCGCTTTTAAATCTCAATAAATATATGCATGAGTTTATAAGgaattatatataaaatttaCGCTAAAACAAATTGTATACGAAAAATATTccttaattaaataaatatggGCCAGGCCGTACGAAATTTGGGCCAAAGCCGGCCCAAAAGTACattgggcttttttgggccaTCCCATGGGCCAAAATAAAAGGTCTGAGCCCTTCAAAAAAAAGCAGACTGGGCCGGGCCGGATCAATAGGTTTGGGCCATTTGATCACCTCTATGTTGTCACCAATTTTGTTAAGTGAAGTTGTATACATATAAtctactagattttgtgcccgtgcgttgcacgggtacTAAAATAATTTATACCAATAATGTGTTCCACTACTTTATATTTTAGACTTTTAGCTGTAAAATAATGTGCATATATTTAAATTCTTCTACGAATATGAGAATACACACATTCTCATTTGTGATGGACAGACGGGCCAAATAATACCCATATGGCTAGGGAAAGACAAACTAAGAGTAATATATATAAGTTAGCATTGAATTGTCTCATTGTTCATATACTTGTATAGTTGTATATATTTTTTCCAGGTTAGGATCCTTCTCGATAATGCTGCTGAAGTTTCACTCTTTCGGCTCCCTCTTGTATATATAACCTGTAAGGTCACCTGGATCGTACTCCAGGAGATTTACTAATAGCGAGAAGTTCATTGTAGTTCTTCGGCCGTGCTCCGCTTCTTTCCTTCCTCGCTGCCGCAGCTCTCCTCGTATCATGGtgttgtgtatatatataatGAATTTGGTAACTAATTTTTTTGGTaactaattaataaataataatggaaTAACTTGAATCCTACTATATTTGAAACTATTATTTACAATATAGACATTTGACCACACAAAGACTACGGAGTATAACTCTATCACTATATAGAAACCAAACACCAGTCACTCGAAGCTCCTATAAGAAGGCAAATAAACAGTTTGCTTAACCAAACACCAGTCACTCACATTGTCGTTTATTTTATTAAACAACGCAAAACATCAAGTAACTCCGGCAATTGGGACTGTCATTATCGTGGAGACTAAAATTATTTCACACAAACACACAAGTCATCAGCAACAACTCTAATCTGACCATAGTGAGCGGTTGACAAAACACTCTGATATACGGGTCGGGTCGAATACGGGTCGGGTTAATCTATTAACTTTCTTTTTCCTCTCTTTTTTCTATGTAAACATATGTGCATGATTGCTCAAAATTGTCTTACAATTATTTGATTTATCAAAACATATATAATGTTTCTTAAATATCGTCCTTATAATATTAAGGAGACTCTGCTTATTCACAGGGGTGTGTGTTCATAGCTGACTTTAGTCAACCATCTTTTGAGGTCGAAAACTCATGAAACTTAACTCGCGATTCGGAAATACCCTAACTCAAAATAGACGGTTAATTTAAGGTTAATAGTCAGCCTTATCCTTTCGACAcgaaatatatttttttatttaaaatctTAAATTAAAAGTTATGTACAT from Silene latifolia isolate original U9 population chromosome 3, ASM4854445v1, whole genome shotgun sequence harbors:
- the LOC141646802 gene encoding uncharacterized protein LOC141646802, with translation MASYIFSIIIFCYAAILSSEATLLPLLAYGAARKHMMLHGQGNGQGQGQAFGNLGFQGGANVGGQGAAQIGGQALGGASGAGQIGGSGEASEGGQIGGSGGASGGGAGQIGGSGEASGAGQIGGSGGVSGGGALKIGGFGEASGRGGIGGGASDSGQIGGSGGAGGEGEASEQIGGSGAGGEGEALGDTSGKFDASNESGGAADASKQGDASGQGEGGASGYGQVSGQVGGGDSGTGQIEGLVGAAGEGDTSGKVGGSAGASGSGQVFGQGGFSGGVSGSGQASGDASGQANASGAGDASGQIGGGASGGGQALGHFKGQFSGGISGRGHLAGQASKSSESEASKDPDSTRRKSRKLLEVANQLIR